A window of the Pseudomonas gozinkensis genome harbors these coding sequences:
- a CDS encoding NAD(P)/FAD-dependent oxidoreductase, protein MKQHILVIGAGFGGMWTALSATRLVDIHNRDNIDVTVLAPQAELRVRPRFYEPNAHTLAAPLGDLFDVVGVNFIKGAANTIDVQAKTVGYTDAAGAQQVFNYDKLVLASGSGLALPDTPGVAQYAFDVDQIEAAIRLENHLDSLIGQPESLARNTVVVAGGGFTGIETATEMPARLRAVLGDDANVQVIIVDRAQKVGASMGEAISVSIAEASEELGVEWRLGVSVLSVDENGVTLSDGQRIEAKTVVWTTGVRASSLTEQIPAERDRQGRLHVDANLKVIGQDDIFATGDVAYAATDDIGNFALMTCQHAISLGRHAGNNVAAQILGVDPTPYSQPKYVTCLDLGAWGAVYTEGWDRQVKLVKEEGKSLKTQINTQWIYPPAADRAIALAAADPMIPVVA, encoded by the coding sequence ATGAAACAGCACATTCTGGTAATCGGCGCAGGTTTCGGTGGCATGTGGACCGCGTTGAGCGCCACGCGTCTGGTCGACATTCACAATCGGGACAACATTGACGTTACCGTGCTGGCGCCGCAGGCCGAGTTGCGCGTGCGTCCGCGTTTCTATGAGCCGAATGCCCACACGCTGGCAGCGCCGCTGGGCGATCTGTTCGATGTGGTTGGCGTCAACTTCATCAAAGGCGCGGCGAACACCATCGACGTACAGGCAAAAACCGTGGGCTACACCGACGCAGCCGGTGCGCAGCAGGTGTTCAACTACGACAAACTGGTGCTGGCTTCCGGCAGCGGCCTGGCCCTGCCGGACACCCCGGGCGTGGCCCAATACGCGTTTGACGTCGATCAGATCGAAGCCGCCATCCGCCTGGAAAACCACCTCGATTCGCTGATTGGTCAGCCTGAAAGCCTGGCGCGCAACACCGTGGTCGTCGCCGGCGGCGGTTTCACCGGTATCGAAACCGCCACTGAAATGCCGGCGCGCCTGCGGGCCGTGCTGGGCGACGATGCCAACGTTCAAGTGATCATCGTTGACCGTGCACAGAAAGTCGGCGCTTCCATGGGCGAAGCCATCAGCGTGTCGATTGCCGAAGCGAGCGAAGAACTGGGCGTGGAATGGCGACTGGGTGTGTCGGTGCTGTCGGTCGATGAAAACGGCGTGACCCTGTCGGACGGCCAGCGCATCGAGGCAAAAACCGTGGTCTGGACCACCGGTGTACGTGCCAGCTCCCTGACCGAGCAGATTCCTGCCGAGCGCGATCGTCAGGGCCGTCTGCACGTTGATGCCAACCTGAAAGTCATTGGCCAGGACGACATCTTCGCCACCGGCGACGTGGCTTACGCAGCCACTGACGATATCGGCAACTTCGCGCTGATGACCTGCCAGCACGCGATTTCCCTCGGTCGTCACGCCGGCAACAATGTCGCGGCGCAGATCCTCGGCGTTGATCCGACGCCGTACAGCCAGCCGAAATACGTGACCTGCCTGGACCTCGGCGCCTGGGGCGCGGTGTACACCGAAGGCTGGGATCGTCAGGTGAAGCTGGTCAAGGAGGAGGGCAAGTCGCTCAAGACCCAGATCAACACCCAGTGGATCTACCCACCGGCGGCTGACCGTGCCATTGCGCTGGCAGCTGCGGATCCGATGATCCCTGTCGTCGCGTAA
- a CDS encoding NAD-dependent succinate-semialdehyde dehydrogenase has protein sequence MSELIRHGNFIDGQWGQGGATYPVRNPANGELIADVQKAGTEETNLAIEAANRALPAWRKLTAKERSQRLKRWSDLMLANQQELATLLSREQGKPLAEAKGEVVYAASFLEWFGEEAKRAYGDVIPSHKADARIIVTKEAIGVVAAITPWNFPLAMVTRKVGPALAAGCTMILKPSEETPLSAFALAVLAEQAGIPAGVLNIVSGDAVAIGGALQASSVVRKLSFTGSTRTGKLLMRQAADTLKKVSLELGGNAPFIVFDDADIDAAVKGAMASKFRNTGQTCVCVNRFFIQDGVYEAFTGKLAEAVAAMRVGSALDGETEQGPLINAAALAKVEAHVSDALEKGATLLCGGRRHALGGTFYEPTILTEANGDMLIAQDETFGPVAACFRFKDEAEVLARANDTPFGLSAYFYSRDIGRVWRMAEGLEAGMVGINEGIISTEVAPFGGIKESGLGREGSKYGLDDYLEIKYLLMGGL, from the coding sequence ATGAGCGAATTGATCCGTCACGGCAACTTTATCGACGGTCAGTGGGGCCAGGGCGGCGCTACTTATCCGGTGCGCAACCCGGCCAATGGCGAACTGATCGCCGACGTGCAAAAGGCTGGCACCGAGGAAACCAACCTCGCCATCGAAGCCGCCAACCGTGCCTTGCCGGCGTGGCGCAAACTCACCGCCAAGGAACGCAGCCAGCGCCTGAAACGCTGGAGCGATCTGATGCTCGCCAACCAGCAGGAGCTGGCGACCTTGCTCAGCCGCGAACAGGGCAAACCGCTGGCCGAAGCCAAGGGCGAAGTGGTCTACGCCGCGAGTTTTCTCGAGTGGTTCGGTGAAGAAGCCAAGCGTGCTTACGGTGATGTGATTCCGAGCCACAAGGCCGATGCGCGGATCATCGTGACCAAGGAAGCGATCGGCGTGGTTGCGGCGATCACCCCGTGGAACTTCCCGCTGGCGATGGTCACCCGCAAGGTCGGACCGGCGCTGGCGGCGGGTTGCACGATGATTCTCAAGCCGTCGGAAGAAACCCCGCTGTCGGCATTTGCCCTGGCGGTGTTGGCCGAGCAGGCCGGGATTCCGGCCGGTGTGTTGAACATCGTCTCCGGCGATGCGGTGGCCATCGGCGGCGCCCTGCAAGCGTCCAGCGTGGTGCGCAAGCTGTCGTTCACCGGTTCGACCCGCACCGGCAAATTGCTGATGCGTCAGGCCGCCGACACCCTGAAAAAAGTTTCGCTGGAACTGGGCGGCAACGCGCCGTTCATTGTCTTCGACGACGCCGACATCGATGCGGCCGTGAAAGGCGCGATGGCCTCGAAATTCCGCAACACCGGGCAGACCTGTGTGTGCGTCAACCGCTTCTTCATTCAGGACGGCGTCTACGAAGCCTTCACCGGCAAACTCGCCGAAGCCGTGGCGGCGATGCGCGTGGGCAGTGCGCTGGACGGTGAGACCGAGCAAGGTCCGCTGATCAACGCCGCGGCGCTGGCCAAGGTCGAAGCCCACGTCAGCGACGCGCTGGAGAAGGGCGCCACGCTGTTGTGCGGCGGTCGCCGTCATGCCCTCGGCGGCACGTTCTACGAACCGACCATCCTCACCGAAGCCAACGGCGACATGCTCATCGCTCAGGACGAAACCTTCGGCCCGGTGGCCGCGTGCTTCCGCTTCAAGGACGAAGCCGAGGTGCTGGCGCGAGCCAACGACACGCCGTTCGGTCTGTCGGCGTACTTCTACAGCCGCGACATCGGCCGCGTCTGGCGCATGGCTGAAGGGCTGGAAGCCGGGATGGTCGGCATCAACGAAGGGATCATCTCCACGGAGGTGGCACCGTTCGGTGGCATCAAGGAATCGGGCCTTGGGCGTGAAGGTTCGAAATACGGTCTGGATGACTATCTGGAGATCAAATACCTGTTGATGGGCGGTCTCTGA
- a CDS encoding aldo/keto reductase, which yields MQYIRLGNSGLQVSRLCLGTMNMGTPDWKPWIFNEKQSEPIVAHALNNGVNFIDLADFYSAGVGEEVVGRIVKRLARREDLVITTKVGYGTRNGINASGHSRKHIMDSIDASLKRLDMDYVDVFMLHYFDVNTPVEETMGALNDIVRSGKARYIGVSTMLTGQLAKILMACERNGWVKPINMQLQLNCAYREEEREMIPFCRDQGIGVSVFSPLARGLLTGDVQSTRNQTDFFTQQMYSDEASFEIAHSVQRVARARGVSNAQIAQAWVANHPGVDCMLVGADTTAQFDSALAALETKLDAEELHELERNYTPCDVINDYTAGKRILRTARPGQERFTLQGAVA from the coding sequence ATGCAATACATCCGTTTGGGCAACTCCGGCCTGCAAGTTTCCCGCCTGTGCCTGGGCACCATGAACATGGGCACCCCGGACTGGAAGCCGTGGATCTTCAATGAAAAACAAAGCGAGCCGATCGTCGCTCACGCCCTGAACAACGGCGTGAATTTCATCGACCTGGCGGACTTCTATTCCGCCGGTGTCGGCGAAGAAGTGGTGGGGCGCATCGTCAAGCGTCTGGCCCGTCGCGAAGACCTGGTGATCACCACCAAGGTCGGCTACGGCACCCGCAACGGCATCAATGCCAGCGGCCATTCGCGCAAGCACATCATGGACAGCATCGATGCTTCGCTGAAGCGTCTGGACATGGATTACGTCGACGTGTTCATGCTGCATTACTTCGACGTGAACACCCCGGTCGAGGAAACCATGGGCGCGCTGAACGACATCGTGCGTTCCGGCAAGGCGCGCTACATCGGCGTCTCGACCATGCTCACCGGCCAACTGGCGAAAATCCTCATGGCCTGCGAGCGCAATGGCTGGGTCAAGCCGATCAACATGCAGTTGCAACTGAACTGCGCCTACCGCGAAGAAGAGCGCGAGATGATTCCGTTCTGCCGCGATCAGGGCATCGGCGTCTCGGTGTTCAGTCCGCTGGCTCGTGGCCTGTTGACGGGTGACGTGCAATCGACCCGCAACCAGACCGACTTCTTCACCCAGCAGATGTACAGCGACGAAGCCTCGTTCGAGATCGCTCATTCCGTACAGCGCGTGGCCCGTGCCCGTGGTGTGTCGAACGCGCAGATCGCCCAGGCCTGGGTCGCCAATCATCCGGGCGTGGACTGCATGCTGGTCGGCGCTGACACCACCGCACAGTTCGACAGCGCACTGGCAGCGCTGGAGACAAAACTCGATGCCGAAGAACTGCACGAGCTGGAACGCAACTACACCCCGTGCGACGTGATCAACGATTACACCGCCGGCAAACGCATCCTGCGCACGGCCCGTCCAGGGCAGGAACGCTTTACGTTGCAGGGGGCGGTGGCATGA
- the fae gene encoding formaldehyde-activating enzyme: MKELDLYIGEGFEGPGVNAAHINILIGPRNGPAGQAFANSLASPSQGHCPFMVIAQPNIPVKPMTLFVNKAAISSDLHGNATWGASQAGIAKAVLEALLDGTLPPEAEDEWAIVTANWVNPACDDLDAVYLNNYNACRTAIRAALTGKPETAQLKDVVNHISNPFYTPKA, translated from the coding sequence ATGAAAGAACTCGACCTGTACATCGGTGAAGGTTTCGAAGGCCCGGGCGTGAACGCCGCGCACATCAATATCCTGATCGGCCCGCGCAACGGTCCGGCAGGGCAGGCGTTTGCCAACAGTCTGGCGTCGCCGAGCCAGGGCCATTGCCCGTTCATGGTGATCGCCCAGCCGAACATTCCGGTCAAGCCGATGACCCTGTTCGTCAACAAGGCTGCGATCAGCAGCGACTTGCACGGCAACGCGACGTGGGGCGCCTCCCAGGCGGGCATCGCCAAGGCTGTGCTCGAAGCACTGCTCGACGGCACGCTGCCGCCGGAAGCCGAAGACGAGTGGGCCATCGTCACCGCCAACTGGGTCAACCCGGCCTGCGACGACCTCGATGCGGTCTACCTGAACAACTACAACGCCTGCCGTACCGCGATCCGCGCCGCCCTGACCGGCAAGCCGGAAACCGCGCAGCTCAAAGATGTGGTCAATCACATCAGCAACCCTTTCTACACGCCAAAAGCCTGA